The genomic stretch CCGGCACGATTCGCCGGTCATTGAGGTGCACAACCTTCATCAGAGACCTCGTTAAACCATACAACAACGGAGCCCCGCACGAGAGCCTATGACCGACGACGACTCAAGGACACTCATCCTCGATACAGACAACGACGACCTGCAGGAACTCTCCGAATACCTGGACGTGCTGAGCAGCAGCACGCGCTTAAAGATCTTGAAAGCCATCGAACGAAGCCCGAAAGACGTCCGGCAGATATCGGCCGCGATCGAGACGAGTTACGAGAACACGAAGAAACACCTCGACAAACTGATGAGCATCGGGGTCGTCCGCAAAGAGGCCGGGCTCTCGCGCCCGACCGCAAAGGGGGTCCACCCGGTCTGGAAATACTCGCTCGTGCCCGGAGGGCTCGAAGCGATCACGCGGAGCCTCGGGCTGTTTGCGAACCTGAAACTGACCCTCACGGACGCCGTGCTCGCGAAGAAACTCGCCGCCGTCCGGGAGACGTTCTCGGGGGAGTTCTCCGGGCAGCCCCCGGTCGTCATCCTCCTCGGGGGCGCGGAGGACGGCAGGGTCTTTGCGCTCGCCGAGGAGAGCATCGCCGTAGGCCGGGCGGACCCGGGAGCGCCCGAACGGGCCGGAGAGGCGATCGTCCTCGGCGAGGAGTACGCGGCGGTCACCCGCGTCTCGAAGCCGCATGCCCGGATCACCCGCCGCCGAGACGGGGTCCGGCTCATCGAGGACTGCGGCAGCACGGGCGGCACCTTCGTGAACGGCATGCCGCTCAAGCCGGGCGCGCGGCGGGAACTTCACGATGGGGACCTCATCGAACTCGCGAAAGGCGCACCGGGAGCAACCCTCGTCTTCGTCGCTCCCGGGGGGGTGCCGGTGCCGGATGCCGCCTGACCGGGCCGGGCGGGCGGCCGCCCTGCTCCTCGCCGCCGCGCTGCTCCTCGCAGCCTTCGTCCCAATCGTCTCGGGCGCCGGAGGCCCGCCCGAACACGCAAACGCCTCACCCCAGGGCATCGGGTCAGCCGGAAAGAACCCGAACGAGGATAAGAACGCCGGTCCCGACCAGAACAAGGGGAGAGTTACACCGGAAGAGACGCCCTCGCCTGACGCGACCGTAACGCCCGACAATACCCCGGCAGAAGTGACGGCAACCCCGGCCGAGACCGACCCGTCCCCCTGGCTCGGGGCCGCCCTGGCTCTCGCCCTCTTCGCCGGCGCCGTCGTTCTCGGCGCCCGGTACCTGAAGCAGCCGGACGGGGGGAAGGCGGAGTCCGCCGCGACCGTCCTCCCCGATGCATACCAAACAGTGCTCTCCCGCCCGGCAGGGCTCCCGCCCGAACTTGCGGAGCGCTACGACCGGGTCGCCCTCGTCGGGAGAGGGGGGCTCGGGCAGGTCTTCTCGGCGGTCAGGCGCGCTGACCGTCGAACCGTAGCGGTGAAGATCCCGGCCGCCTACGACGAGGCGACGGGGAAGACCTTCATGAAGGAGATGCGGTTCTGGGAAGACCTGGCTCACCCGAACATCGTGGCGGTTCACTCGGTCAACATCCTCCCGGTGCCGTTCGTCGAGATGGAGTACCTCCCCCGGACGCTGGAAGACCTTGAAAAACCCCTCCCGGCGGAGACCGCCGCCCGCATTGCCGCAGGCATCGCTGCGGGGATCGCCTACGCCCACGAAAAGGGCGTGATCCACCGGGACATCAAGCCGCGGAACATCCTGCTTGACGACGGTCTGACGCCGAAGATCGCCGACTGGGGAATGA from Methanoculleus chikugoensis encodes the following:
- a CDS encoding FHA domain-containing protein — protein: MTDDDSRTLILDTDNDDLQELSEYLDVLSSSTRLKILKAIERSPKDVRQISAAIETSYENTKKHLDKLMSIGVVRKEAGLSRPTAKGVHPVWKYSLVPGGLEAITRSLGLFANLKLTLTDAVLAKKLAAVRETFSGEFSGQPPVVILLGGAEDGRVFALAEESIAVGRADPGAPERAGEAIVLGEEYAAVTRVSKPHARITRRRDGVRLIEDCGSTGGTFVNGMPLKPGARRELHDGDLIELAKGAPGATLVFVAPGGVPVPDAA
- a CDS encoding serine/threonine-protein kinase; amino-acid sequence: MPPDRAGRAAALLLAAALLLAAFVPIVSGAGGPPEHANASPQGIGSAGKNPNEDKNAGPDQNKGRVTPEETPSPDATVTPDNTPAEVTATPAETDPSPWLGAALALALFAGAVVLGARYLKQPDGGKAESAATVLPDAYQTVLSRPAGLPPELAERYDRVALVGRGGLGQVFSAVRRADRRTVAVKIPAAYDEATGKTFMKEMRFWEDLAHPNIVAVHSVNILPVPFVEMEYLPRTLEDLEKPLPAETAARIAAGIAAGIAYAHEKGVIHRDIKPRNILLDDGLTPKIADWGMSTTLVASRDTGIAGFTLAYAAPEQIAPERFGRADARTDIYQLGAVFYELVTGKPPFARESLAGLAEAVIREQPVPPSEIDPNLAGLDPIILRCLAKDPADRYQSAAELLAAIEALTGDAGVEKP